One genomic window of Arachis stenosperma cultivar V10309 chromosome 10, arast.V10309.gnm1.PFL2, whole genome shotgun sequence includes the following:
- the LOC130954792 gene encoding F-box only protein 13-like: MEHSRDWNGQGRSLKRKSQENGDHKLLNNFSLDDLNEDLFERILSWLPTSTFFRLTSVSKRWNSVADSASFKLACSSIPSRDPWFFMVAPNLNQSIIFDSAERTWKRLNHPPLLHQDSNKGCMPVAASGGLICYRNSSGSFIVSNPVTGTCSELPLLEFSPQNQPLNAIVMSTTTKDQQLYYKIVLVFGELQNLVFRVYNSFSGSWEGETALRRKVDDCSMEFDSTEDDNVVYFLSKAGIVVASNMQRSPSKQYSSVSTDKNGEEIVYFLSSTGTIVACNLTSKCYIEYPRLLPVLSEYSIDVVECNGEMLVVLLSEFLETASLRVWKYDEAKRGWHQIAAMPASISHEWYGKKVDINCVGAGNQIFICLNSSELCTYVLCDLVSNNWVELPNCCINGEVIDFMSSFSFEPRIEASV; the protein is encoded by the coding sequence ATGGAACATTCTAGAGATTGGAATGGTCAAGGTAGAAGTCTAAAGAGAAAATCACAAGAAAATGGAGATCATAAACTCCTCAATAACTTTTCTCTTGATGACCTCAATGAGGATCTGTTTGAAAGGATACTTTCATGGCTTCCAACTTCCACATTCTTTCGCCTTACTTCCGTGTCGAAACGGTGGAATTCGGTTGCTGATTCGGCTAGTTTCAAGCTTGCCTGCTCAAGCATTCCTTCCAGGGATCCTTGGTTCTTCATGGTTGCTCCCAACCTTAACCAATCTATAATCTTTGACTCTGCTGAAAGAACTTGGAAAAGACTCAATCACCCCCCACTTTTACATCAAGATTCTAACAAAGGTTGTATGCCGGTTGCTGCCTCCGGTGGCTTGATTTGCTACCGTAATTCATCAGGAAGCTTTATTGTAAGCAACCCTGTGACAGGAACTTGTAGTGAACTCCCTCTGCTTGAGTTTTCCCCTCAAAATCAACCACTCAATGCAATTGTGATGAGCACAACCACCAAAGACCAACAACTATACTATAAAATTGTGTTAGTCTTCGGAGAACTTCAGAATCTTGTGTTTAGAGTCTACAATTCTTTCTCTGGAAGTTGGGAAGGTGAGACTGCTCTAAGGAGAAAGGTTGATGATTGTTCTATGGAGTTTGATTCGACCGAGGACGACAATGTTGTATACTTCCTTAGTAAGGCTGGCATTGTGGTAGCAAGCAACATGCAGAGAAGCCCTTCAAAGCAATATTCGTCGGTCAGTACCGACAAAAATGGCGAAGAGATTGTCTATTTTCTTAGCTCCACAGGGACAATAGTAGCTTGCAACCTGACAAGCAAGTGCTACATCGAGTATCCAAGGTTGTTGCCTGTTCTGAGTGAGTATTCAATTGATGTTGTGGAGTGTAATGGGGAGATGCTAGTTGTTCTGTTATCGGAGTTCTTGGAAACCGCGAGTCTTCGTGTGTGGAAGTATGATGAAGCTAAAAGAGGGTGGCATCAGATTGCAGCAATGCCTGCATCAATTTCTCATGAATGGTATGGGAAGAAAGTGGATATTAACTGTGTAGGAGCTGGTAACCAGATATTCATATGCTTGAACTCCTCTGAGCTATGTACTTATGTTCTGTGTGATTTGGTTAGCAACAACTGGGTTGAATTGCCAAATTGTTGCATAAATGGTGAAGTCATAGACTTTATGTCTTCATTTTCATTTGAGCCGAGGATAGAGGCTTCTGTATGA